Proteins from a genomic interval of Oncorhynchus clarkii lewisi isolate Uvic-CL-2024 chromosome 13, UVic_Ocla_1.0, whole genome shotgun sequence:
- the LOC139423512 gene encoding VPS10 domain-containing receptor SorCS1-like, with translation MFLHGLLEEVKDELAARELLTDLDLFIALTIRMDGRLRECRKEKRPVISLDWSIQYTFTSKGMNTDMVQASSENAILQDTKTIAVQEFFKSLLLSFSANLDEYNPDVPEWRQDVGRVIKKALLQHPWWIPARDTAVQPC, from the exons ATGTTCCTGCACGGATTATTGGAGGAAGTTAAGGACGAGCTAGCAGCCCGGGAACTACTGACGGATCTCGACTTGTTCATTGCCTTGACCATCCGGATGGATGGGCGGCTACGGGAATGTAGGAAGGAGAAGAG GCCGGTGATCAGCTTAGACTGGAGCATCCAGTACACCTTCACCAGCAAGGGAATGAACACTGATATGGTCCAAGCGTCTTCAGAAAACGCCATACTGCAAGACACCAAGACGATAGCAGTACAGG agttctTCAAATCTCTGCTTTTATCTTTCTCCGCTAATCTGGACGAGTACAACCCTGATGTCCCTGAGTGGAGACAGGATGTGGGGAGAGTCATTAAGAAGGCTCTGCTCCAA CACCCTTGGTGGATTCCAGCCCGAGACACAGCAGTTCAGCCATGCTGA